A stretch of DNA from Apium graveolens cultivar Ventura unplaced genomic scaffold, ASM990537v1 ctg4860, whole genome shotgun sequence:
cttaataataaatgaaaaacgaTCCAAATCCAATATAgaaatagaaataatattcctcacaatagagggaacgtaataacaattattcaaaataatagtcttgcccgtaggcatatgtaaactaaatgatcctacagatatgacCGCAACCCTTGCtacattgcccatacgtagaatcacctcatcttttttaagagtcctacttccctttaatctttgcaacgaattgcaaatatgagaaccacaggcggtatctaatacccaagtagaaatttgacctagtgacatattaacttcgatcatgcacatgcctgaatcagaaacggtagtctcactacccttcttcttcttcttcaattctgcaaggtaaaccttgcagtttctcttccagtgccccaacttgttacagtgaaaacaaacagctaaattaggaacagtcaacttgtgagcatctagtatgctccggagtgatagtgcagaagacatgacgaatatagtaaatctgtaaatgataaacacataacaacacttagcaaatattcaatttcatttcaaaaatactatatgaatcaggtctttattcataagtgtctcccactagtttatctaatttattcaaccccctaagtgaaaattaagcattcataatactagtgagaatagggatcctacattccatcacacgacctcggctgtggcacgaaacgtcatgtgatattcaataggcagacaactcttgtcaattacatcttatgttattccctaatataactttagcctcttgaataattgagtcacggctgtggcacgacaaactcaatattttaagtcaagtctaacccaacatttcgtacaattgaatcagtctccaacggcccacggctgtagcacgtaccgacctttagattctaattcaatgtacatatctctatgtaatatacaagtatttcttatttcgaaatcaaagccctcggctgtagcacaaaacgacaatgatttaaaaataagaaccactttctaccatgttggaaggctatgaccgacacaagcccgttgtgtcattggccaattactacttgatattatttaattttagagggattatattatgttacaatcataatcatattataaagagattcttccttttaaattaaatattttaaatcaataatcgataatcagatgattcccagatcgggtggagcattgtcaagaggcgtcacttaataactcTTTCTTACAGATGaaaatatgttgttgacagaatcatccttcctctcaatattgaaaattcatattcaattacgtgtttcataaacacaagaatctcatgatcgtattcataatatttatattaaggtcatgcaacaatttcactatactagattgtctaacaaacgccttatgttaattaagttcacctaaatctatcatcgcatgataaactaagcatatatcacatatataagcatgaataaacataaaggtaggcatgttaaatcatgtagcatattggtctaagcattatacatctctatgtatcacatgaggcattaaaaagcaattaaaacagtcaaaaacagctttaaaacacttctgttagctataaacagttcgaaacaatttcagaaaatatcatataatataccattagatgcgtctcgaaaagacgaatccaacggcaccaagcaCGCCCCATTCTGAGCAgccacgcgccctcacgcgccaaAAGAACCAAATCCACGCGCTGACACGCGCACAagcgctgtcaggcgcgtgtctgacATCCGCCCACGCGGCCCACGCGcccacgcgcttcacgcgccccTAAACCCTAAGCTGACgcagcatgacgtcatctgatgacgtcagcatgacgtcagcactGGTTGACCGTTGACCCGCGCGTGTCTGACATGCGCCGCGTGTCACGAGCGCGTGTGCCCCACGCGCGCTCCCTTTCCCTGATCTGACAGTCGCCGCCGTTGCTTTTTGCACAGAAAAACGTGACGTTTCTCTTTACTGCTGCCTCCTTCTTTTTCCGTGCCTCACCATTAAAACATTAAAAGCACAcagaacatatatatatactatactgattatatatatatatatatatatatatatatatatatatttaattacgaatttaattaaaataacttcaaaaattcataacaattaatccatacatcataaaattatgaaaaaaatacccagacgatgtacaatacttgtagaacccagatctacagtcaaaataattctgagaaacaatttctaatcagtcataattaatccatgatttaacttgtaaaaatcataattaattcatacaagcacatacaattctgaaatttttaccacagatctatatgcatacaacctatgctctgataccattgtaggattttatctatcacggaagcatgataaaacaattttatacataggaaatccatataatatgcatacagatcgtaaataaaatcgagggatcgatttctaacctttaaaagcgatccaagaacaacgagtggagatccttagcagctgctcctcaagtgtgaagcactccaccggtatccaccaagaaaatgatgtaatgaaggaggaggaggaggtggagagaattagggttttgtaaatctttgggttgaggcaaaaatagggtttataatagtatatttataggcaaaattttcagctgaaaattttcccataaaatatttattactattaaccctttattattctcattaataattcaaacacattttaattattaatccttttcctaaatactttagaaataattctctcacttgatttaatttccaaaaattaaattcttaattaataatattaagaactttttcttaattaatttataatcaattaaatctcatttaatcaattattaaatttgccaattaattatttatttcataaataaataattttcagccattattaattaattcctccaccattaaatcattctcttttatggtgtgaccctgtaggttcaatattaagccggtaatagaaataaataataataaaactattttatcataatttatataaattttctaattcattaaatatgattaattaattaatcatatttattctacatcgtgagggatactactcagcatatcacgactatccggataatacgaattcactacttagaataccaagaacctattcagtgaatagttaccgtacaattaattccttctaccctgcaatgccacgattaaatataagacatggaacttgtgtcgagctatcttatttaatcacttgctttcccattcactatgcttagttctatttaatgtaaatcagaaactcatttctaatttcattcagtctggccagagattcttgaactaacataagtggatcagcattgaacattctcttccttcactggaaggggtagatcctttatttatcatacactatcttcgtgtacaaattcctatactcagtagagcccttataattatcccttgagactaagaactaaaccaaagcatagttcagtgtacacaagatgactatgatgacctcaagtctaaggatacttgtacaactatcactatgtgaacaactggtgacacgtgagtgaactccatcagtttttcagctgtgtgagtcatgttcagtgaacttattctataataagcacctacatactagctatagtgtcaccacacaaatgtctatgagaacagacatccttcataatgtaacaagtatagtatgtaccgatctttgcggattattaattaccagttagtaatcctacgaccaggaactatttaagtttatagttatcatcttttaggtctcattattatgatctcatcacaatccattaaaaactttactctaaactgtggtatatcttatttaaacatttaaatagatagagtccacaataaaaataaaacaagtctttataaaagttattcctaaatcctcatacatgattggacttaggacatatctctttcagtcCTAACTGACCTAGTCCCGCAAGGACAACCTTGAGgaatcccagcacgtgagacactggcccaagcacatgatggggacaactgtcacacatcaatcatgggaataattaAGGCACGTGTCtgaggatcctcagaacatttcTCGACCAGTTATgcgctgacacgtgtaaagcatccactccagccaggtgtcctccgctctcAGAACCAAGCGCTATGATTTAAAgataccaaccccaaaaccctatcattgggctataaatagcccaagaaggtaagGTTTTTGGGctaatcactctctcacactcatatacacacacagccacattgcattcatatctatcttcatcttccccaaaaacGAGTTCTTACTCTAACACCGGAGGCGCCGGTGgacccaaaccccccttccggtgttgttttgtaggaatcCTACCATAGCTACACCAccacagcggcgaaggatccaggcacggcgtcgaaggagcaACCCCGCCACCAGGAATTATCAATGATTGACTGAAGTTATCTTGGCAAATTTATATCTTTCCTCCTAAGTTCTCATGCATCTAAAATATGGttttgaataatttttatacATATCAACATTCAACGATAATTCGTATGGAATAAATCATAATTGTGTGGAATAATATAGCAAACTGTTTAGCCAATTTTGTAAGCAGAATGGTTTTAACACTCAAAAACTGAACTCCAAGCAAGTTGGGATCAAGTAAATTTGACCATTAGCATGCATATCTAGCAGTTGTGAAATGCCCTCTGTCTCGATTGACTGAGTTGTATTAACATGTCTGCATTTAGTTacaataatataaataatttatcaatttctTTTGCTAAGCTCACAGCCATTTCTTAACTCTAAAATTTTAGTTAAAGCTATATTTTTATCCATTTATCCGCACCAAATCTGTGCAGTCGTACACAGTGCAACACCTATGATTTATTTTTTGCAATACCTTGTCGATATTTAAAATTTTTGGAATAAATCCTAAAATTTGATAATTTCCTGTAGAAATCAATTATTTTTAGGATATATTACCTCGTTGATATCAGACTCTAATGAAAGGAAAGGACTAGATATCAGAAATTACCGTACCTTTGTATCTGTGCAAGTGGCCGAGTTTCGAACTTAAAATTATATAGTCGGTCGAACTTGAACTCGAGTCCTAACTTTTTTAATCGAGTTCGAACTGAGCCTGTCAGTGTTCGACTTGATTACACCTATTGTAAAGTCACCAATATCATTCATTCACGACCAAATTTTGGTAATTTTAGCATTAATATTTTCTTTTTTCTATTTACATGGGTTTTTGAAAAGAGGTTAATGTTACCAAATACGTACTCACGTAAATTAGATTAATATAAATAGTTTGTTTTTTTAACATAAAGGTGCCAGagaaaaaatttatttaaaaaattataattgtGCCGTTAAAATGCACTAGGTAATCGGGTAATACGTACTCGGGACATTTTTctaatttaaaaaaattgattttcCTAAAAAGTAAAATTATTGTTTTTGGGCGCCTTTGCACTTTGCAGGAGCGATACCCGCGTTATATATACACAACATTAGGACTAGGAGTATACTGTTATTCAACTCCGGTCTTTCGGCATTGCTGCTTGTCGTTTCATCCCCCAAATCAGGTTTCCTTCTATCCTCTATTAATATCTTATTGTTTATTTCCGAATCATCATTTATTAGAGAGAATAATTTTGAAATGATTGTTCTTTTGTTGGTTACCCGGCTCAGTATAGTTACCGTTAGGTTTATCTTATTTGTTGTGCCTGAATGAAAAAAACTGATACACTACAAAATGAATATGCAATGTCAGTTCAATAGAATAAACTATGGTTTATAATAGGATTTTAACCCGGTTAACATGAATCGAAATCATATTCTCATTCTCTCATTGTTGCTGTCTGGTTCAGGGGTTTGTTTTGTCCCTTAGTCACCATTTTTTCTCGGCAATCTAAATGTCCCCCTTATTTATGTGACAAGGCCTTAGCAATTCGTAAATTAAATTTCGATGTTGTTTTTCCAATTACTGTATTGGTACATTTTTAATTGATAGCAATGTATATTTGAGAAAGAAATGACATTGTTAACTTAAAGGGATCAGTGTATTTTATGGAAAATATCTATTAGTCTTCGTATGTTTGTTTGCTTTTGGAAATGTTGTATAAGTCAAAGAGAAAAAATTTAATATAGTGGGGAACACATTTCTATCTCTAAAAGTTGGGAATGTATGTTCCTAACATCTTTTTTTTCTTACCTAATTCTTTTTCCAGAACACGAAATTGTTTGCCGAACAAAGGGATAAATTATGCAGTTTTAGTTTTGGGGGTTTTGCTTGACTGTAGCTTACAAATTCATTTTTATACACTTGCATTGCATTTTCCAGCTATGGGAAAGAGGAAACATAAAATCAGCCCTCGTCATGATATTACTAGATTCTTCCCTAGATCGACTGCTCGCAATAATGACTCTGATAGAGATGTAAATAAAGTTTATCAAGCTATGGCAAAGTTTGTTTGTGAAGCAGAAAAAGTTTCGTTTTCAGCTGTAGGAAGCTTGATAATGGAAACAGACCCGAGCTTTCCTTTTTGTTATCATGAACTAGAACATAGTTGCTTGAAATTCTATCAGAAAGAGAAAGCAAAAGTTATGCAGACTTTGGAAAATTTAGATGGACTCATTGCCCTGTCGATGGACATATTTAGGAAGGTCACTTCTAATAGTCATTGTCCCGAAATGCCTGAAGAAACAATTGCTGACTCTTTGTGTTTAAGAGCTCATTTTATAGATGATAATTGGGAACCTAAGTCATGGGTTCTTTACTATGCTGATACAGATCATATTTGTGAACATGGCACTTACAACACCATTGCAAAATGTCTCTTGGATCTGCGCATTGAAAATAAGATATCCACTATAACTCCTGGGGATAGAGAAAACTATAGTGACGAGATAGAAGCTATAAAAGATCATCTTAAAGAGAAAAAAAAGCTGCAAATTAAATGCCAGCCATTTCAAATATATTGTTGTGCTGATCTTTTAGGTGAATTGGTGGAAGCAGCTTTTGCCAAGATTGGAGATGTATTTAAGAAAATTTGGACGAAAACTTTCCCGTACTGGATCATTAGATTCAGTAAACTACAGGAGGCAATAATGGCGGAGGCTGAGGgtgaattttcaaagcaaattGGTCAGATTTTTTTTTACTTACCAACTGAGGATGAATGGGCGAAACTTAAATACATTTGTAGACTGGTGGAATACATGTATGATTCGGCAGAGGTATTGTTCATGACAAAAAATCCAACTGCCAGCCTATATCTTCACAATCTTCGTGAGCTTCAGGCAAGGTTGATCAGGAAAGAGTCTACAAGTCCTGACAGGTTAAGTATTGCTACATATCTGCTAAAGAAATTTGATAAGTACTGGGATGACATGTTACTGGTATTGGCTATTGCTACTGTAATGGATCCACGCTGTAAGATGAAGTATATAGAATTTTCTTCTATGAAGTACGAGGACAAGTCGGGAAACTCGCAAGTCAAAGCTGTTCTGGAGGCAACTCAGGGGATATATGATGATTATAAGATGCATAGTATTGAAGCACAGAACTCTTTAAATCCCTCTGGTTCATCGCCATCTGCTTCAGTGTCCTCAAATTCTGACTCGGAAGAACTTTTTTCGAACTTGGAAGAACTACCTGGGCATACACATGAGAGCCTCCACAATTGTAACTTTGGGTTTAATTGTTTAGATGAATATAATGAGTTTCTAAAACCAAGCAAGCAAACCCCATTGTCTGATTTAGAGTTGTATCTTGATGAGCCTGTCTTGCCATGGAACAAGGATTTCGACTTAATGAGTTGGTGGAGAACTGAAAGCCCCAAATATCCTGTACTATCCAAGATGGCGCGCGACCTATTAGCAATACCATTTTCAGTAGCCAGTTCCAATGAAGCTTATCGCTACGAGGATTTTCGAAGGGCAGATAGAGGTCTAGAATTCCTGGGACCAGTTCTAGTGAATGCATTGGTGTGCACTCGGAGCTATCTCCAAAAGCCCTAAAATCTTTATGCTTGTTTGCTTTACTTTGCAGGAATTAGTTTGCTGTCCATGATTACCTAAAAAAAGGTATGAAGCCCGTTATATTTTTTAGCTATATTAAACACACTCCTTCATATTATTAATTTCCCAAAATGATTGGCTATCTAGTTATGTAAAAAAAACCTTGGATAACTTGAGGCAGTAACTATATCTAGCCTTAAGAGCTGTTAGTATTTACATAATGCTacataaaaacatgcatgaacATATCCTGTGCCAACCATTAGCTTTCACCTCTGACTTCTTGCCTTCTTGGTAATTGGTAATTTGGTACAATGAATACATTCCTGTGACTACTGACTAGATTGCATTTTGTCATCTTTTATGCTGTTCTTTCATGTGAATGTTAATGTTTTCCCTTTACACCCTTGAACTATGGACGTCGGGAAGGGTTAGGTCCCTGAACAATAATTTTTTAAAGTTTTTATCATGTCTAGTAACACCCTTAACAATAGTATTTTTATTATTTGATTTCACTAAATTTTAGGAAAATGGTAATTAATTAGAATCAAGTGTGTAGGTTTAATTGTTCATATTCTCCCCACATCATGTATAGCCCATATATCACATTCTACCTGACCACCATGCAAGCACTTGTTACTATTATGCTTCGTGGATTTTGACACCTAGCAAGAAACAAATTTGGCCCCTCTTGTCATTCTAAATAACCCGCCTATATAGAAGTgtaaaaacaaaattaaaattgaTAAGAGAGCCTATGGATAAAAGACCACCAAGAAAGTATGAAATGAAGTAACTTTCCTAAAAAAATAAGCGATTTTATCTTAAGTGATAAGCAATAAGAACAATGCTGTTTTAATCCTGTGTCTACCTCCAGAAAAGGCCATTTCAAATTTACATCTTTTTCTTAGTATAAGGAATTTCCAATAGGGGATCTTCCCCTCTTACTTTGGCGGATCCTGTACATTTAAGTTTATATCAATGGCCATTACCTTAAAATGCATGGATATTTCCTATAATCTTTAGGTTGGTTCATTGTGTAGTGCGACTTATATAGGTCTATGGGGTTAACTGAATCCAATTTCACAAGCTTTAAGTTGTTTGACGGAATAGAAAACCTGGACAAGGTACAGATAATTGTCGGAATATAGGAGGTATATGCTAAGGGAACTGCTCCAAGAGAAAGTAGTCATCTGAATTTTTTGATCTGAAAAGAAGATGATAAAAGGAGTTATATATCATGTAAGCAAAGAATATTACTCCTTTGTCCTTCAGATCAATTATAAATGCCATTTCATTTTCATGCAAATATATTTTTTGAGAAACAAATATAAGCCGGAAAGTTCCCGTGTCATGTCAGCAAATCTTAAAAGCGTGCCAGGTAGTCAACTTTTTATTAGTTCTCGTATTTCACAATAAGTTTCTATCTGACTACCTGTTAGGTTATAAATTCTAATATTGAAACATGCTTTACAGTTTACAGAATACTTTCTGGTTTCATTGATTCTTGTTGTGGTGGCTCAGATAATACATAAGCCATATGGAATTACCTATGGATCTGTTTTTCTTCTGTTGTGGCTTATAACCTGTACCTTCTTTTGTTCATGCATTTCAGGGGCTGGACTTGGGAGCAGGATCCGGCATTTGTGAATTGGTTACACTAAATCAGAACTTTGGTTGATTTTGTGGGGGATCTAGTGTCTTTTGGCCAGTGGATCTGTTGTCTTTGGTTTCCATCTATCTAGATTTCTTTTGAGTTTTGTCCCTAAAACTTAGGGATATCAAGGCAAATGAACCTCTTTAGGTAGAATCTATAGCTTAATCTCACGTGCTTATGTTTGAATGGACAATTTGAGTGATTGAAAAGAAACTCCGTTCCTATTAATTGGTATATCATTTTCTTGGGGAAGATCTTGGTGCATTTTGGCCTCTAAGCTCCATGCGACACCAATAACACAAGGCCTTAAAAATCAAAATTCGCAAATTTCTCTAGTTCAGTTTTGATTAGGACAtcattcatatcaaaataaattgCATTACTTTATCAGTCTAATTTAGAAATTTTAGAATCAATTTCTTAATTTTTTAAGGATTTCCACTGAATTGGTCCACAATTTATAAGCAACTACATTTTGTACCGACTATATAATCCTGTCTTGAGAGTGAAATTATTAAATTGACATATTTTCCGCGGAAGAACATCTTCATACTTTCTTAATAAGATAATGAATCAAATATTATGGACGGTTACTCTGTCCAATACAAAAATAGATCATGAAATGTTTTAGAAGATTGATTAAAAAGGGAGCTGATAACCCTTTGTTGAATTTTGTGAGTATAATAAACTCGTATACATATTTAAGTTCACCCTCATTTTAAGTAAAAAAACAAAGCTCACCCTCTCTTAATATATTAACAAAAATGATTTAATgctaattttaatataaaaagaTATACATGTGTGATTCCCTTTAAAAAATAGACTCACCCATTTCAAACCATATTGTTACACGCATTGTTCTGCAGCTAACAATTATGACTCTACACATCTTTTACTTGTGTGTATTTTATCTAAAGTTTTTTTAAAGACATTCATAAAGAAGATCGTTATCAACCCGGGAAATATTACCATTGTGGCCCATTTTTCTCGCTTAATATTAAATTAGTACATTAAAAAAAGGGTTTTATATCAAATTGTCCACCAAACTCGTTAAAATATATAAAGTAGCTACTCAATCTCCACGACGACTCATTTAAATCACTAAAATACTAATATATATCACTTCGttagattttttaaaaaatttgaacGGAAAacgttaattttaaaattttatagtCGTATATTTTTGTTAAACCGCCAGACACATGAAATTGAGATAAACAACTATAGTTCTAATTGAGAGCATTAATATATACAAATATAGAGATGAGAGTGGTGCAGTCAAGTTTGCTGATAACCTATAATTATCAAAGAAATACACAGCAAACACAACACTTctgttaaaaaaattaaaaaaatctaaCGGGGTGATAtatactactccctccgtccctaaatACTTTTCCCATTTGTGTCAGACACGTTTGCCAATGCAtgttttttattattaatatttttaatttcgtaattagtattaaatataaaaacttcacTACATTAAAGTACTCGTAAACACAAATACAAcaagatcactcatgactatgtttgatcTTATATATTAACcgtaaattaatagtcaatcgcTTAACGTGAACCGTGACAAAAGTCAAAATGGGAAAAGTATTGTTGCACGGAGGGAGTAGTATTTTAGTGATTTAAATAAGTGGGTGAAGATTGAGTAGCTACTAGTGGACAATTTGATATAAAATTCATTAAAAAAAAAGAGTAAAAATCGATTTTATAGCGACACTTAGGTCAAAATACCCCAATATACCGGTGGTACACTCTTTCTTGGAGCGACTCTGGTCATTTCGTCCCCAAATCAGGGTTTGTTCTCTATATCAATAGTATTTGTTTATTTGATTGTGCATTTCAATAATTAGTTTGCTCCACCTCCTGTTTTTTTTTTACAAATGCAGAAAATTTCATTAAATTGAATATAATACAGTCGGGACAAACCCTCAACTGTCGATACAATCAGGTGATgaaacaaataacatactaaaatcaattagatgatttgtttcctgatcgtgtaacacatagaatttaaaaattcttgaagctaaaaacgaaatcaaagacatccCAAGCGATCCAAATTGCACCAGCATCTCTGAAGAtagcaacatcgcaattgaccatatcacgtaaaaactatggttagcccaatgttcagaaacaacaatcgcataaaatgagattggagaagcggcaccccagctatctacatgccggagACCAGTTATAGACATGCCGAAAGCACCCCAGCTATTTACATGTCGGATACCAGCTATAAACATGCCGAAAGTGTAAACCCATAAAAGATGAACAATCTTTGGTCgtgaaaggtgagctcttgcaataatcaTCACCGTCCCAGATTCGATACAGGTTTTgcagatcaccaaaaatatcaGCAACTTCGTCCTCAACAGATCCAATACCAGATTAACCCAAGCATGACAAaacaaaaacataacaaacactcCAAAAGGAAAGACAAACACACACTCGAAGAGGAGAGACACACAAATACCCAAAAAAATTGGGTTTTATTGAAAATAAATCAAAtagaataaaagaaaatgaagGGATCGAGGCTTTCCACTGAAGAAAATCAGTGAAAGCCCCTCGATTTACTTCAAAATGAACAAACCCTAGGAGAGGGGAGAGAGGAGGGAGGCGGCGGGTGCGTTTTTGAAGCCTAAGTTTTTTGCTCCACCCCCTGTTTAATCCTTATTGTAGTTTGTGATTAGGAGACTACTGTATAATATTTTGAAATTAATATTTGTTTGTCCTGTGTTTTATCTGTCGCTATGGTCAGTTACCGTTAGATATATCTCATATGTGTGTTTAAATGAAAATTTAACTTACCTAACAATGTAGGGTTTATATTAGGGTCTCCGGTCTTGGGGTTTTAGAAATtgcaattcttttctttttaGGAGGCGTTTAGTTCGTGGGATTTTAACCCAGTTAATGGGGATTGGAATTTTATTAGTGTTTGGTTAAGGGGCTTATTTGGTTCAAACTTTCAAATTGTTcgttataaattattttgttttagttttggGGACTTTTGGTTGACTGTGACTTACATATTC
This window harbors:
- the LOC141702299 gene encoding zinc finger BED domain-containing protein RICESLEEPER 1-like encodes the protein MGKRKHKISPRHDITRFFPRSTARNNDSDRDVNKVYQAMAKFVCEAEKVSFSAVGSLIMETDPSFPFCYHELEHSCLKFYQKEKAKVMQTLENLDGLIALSMDIFRKVTSNSHCPEMPEETIADSLCLRAHFIDDNWEPKSWVLYYADTDHICEHGTYNTIAKCLLDLRIENKISTITPGDRENYSDEIEAIKDHLKEKKKLQIKCQPFQIYCCADLLGELVEAAFAKIGDVFKKIWTKTFPYWIIRFSKLQEAIMAEAEGEFSKQIGQIFFYLPTEDEWAKLKYICRLVEYMYDSAEVLFMTKNPTASLYLHNLRELQARLIRKESTSPDRLSIATYLLKKFDKYWDDMLLVLAIATVMDPRCKMKYIEFSSMKYEDKSGNSQVKAVLEATQGIYDDYKMHSIEAQNSLNPSGSSPSASVSSNSDSEELFSNLEELPGHTHESLHNCNFGFNCLDEYNEFLKPSKQTPLSDLELYLDEPVLPWNKDFDLMSWWRTESPKYPVLSKMARDLLAIPFSVASSNEAYRYEDFRRADRGLEFLGPVLVNALVCTRSYLQKP